The proteins below are encoded in one region of Hordeum vulgare subsp. vulgare chromosome 3H, MorexV3_pseudomolecules_assembly, whole genome shotgun sequence:
- the LOC123439225 gene encoding E3 ubiquitin-protein ligase SINA-like 10, translating to MQGATAVPEVRRSRASPSPDKFDESAKKPRLDLPDGLVKQEAAGGGGDGGAIVAVELAVRIGKHVLHCPLCTLPFKPPVYQCKRGHLACGGCVAQLPCGQCMACVDGAGFFDPCPALDTVVSSTRVQCPNAGCQRYVTYHEAADHQSACAHAPCCCTEPDCGYVGAPQSLAGHLNTVHSVPVRALQYGKAIQLRVPVSALAPRLLLLGDDDNRVFLLSVGALDAGTAAVSVVCARASAVARPRFTCKMWVNLEPAAASGARADSVRVEMQMRSSTSPGAVLAVQEPTFLAVPPMYLVPPPAAAAGDKAAMEVPLYIRIDKVSPWSSDALV from the exons ATGCAGGGCGCCACCGCCGTCCCCGAGGTGAGGAGGAGCAGGGCTTCGCCCTCGCCGGACAAGTTCGACGAGAGCGCCAAGAAGCCGCGGCTGGACCTGCCCGACGGCCTCGTCAAGCAagaggcggccggaggaggaggagacggcggcGCCATCGTCGCGGTGGAGCTCGCCGTGAGGATCGGCAAGCATGTGCTCCACTGCCCCCTCTGCACCCTCCCCTTCAAGCCCCCAGTCTACCAg TGCAAACGGGGCCACCTGGCCTGCGGCGGCTGCGTCGCCCAGCTCCCCTGCGGGCAGTGCATGGCGTGCGTGGACGGCGCCGGCTTCTTCGACCCCTGCCCCGCGCTGGACACCGTCGTCTCCTCGACCAGGGTCCAGTGCCCCAACGCCGGCTGCCAGAGGTACGTCACCTACCACGAGGCCGCCGACCACCAGAGCGCGTGCGCGCACGCTCCCTGCTGCTGCACGGAGCCCGACTGCGGCTACGTCGGCGCGCCGCAGTCGCTCGCCGGCCACCTCAACACCGTCCACTCGGTGCCGGTGCGCGCCCTGCAGTACGGCAAGGCCATCCAGCTCCGGGTGCCGGTGTCGGCGCTGGCACCGCGGCTGCTGCTcctcggcgacgacgacaaccgcGTGTTCCTCCTGTCCGTGGGCGCGCTCGATGCCGGCACGGCTGCCGTGTCCGTGGTGTGCGCCAGGGCGAGCGCGGTGGCGCGCCCGCGGTTCACGTGCAAGATGTGGGTCAACCTGGAGCCAGCGGCGGCGAGCGGTGCCAGGGCCGACTCGGTCCGGGTGGAGATGCAGATGAGGAGCAGCACGTCGCCCGGCGCGGTGCTCGCCGTGCAGGAGCCGACGTTCCTGGCTGTGCCGCCGATGTACCTCGTTCCAccgccagcagcagcagcaggggaTAAGGCGGCCATGGAAGTTCCCCTGTACATCCGCATCGACAAGGTCTCCCCTTGGTCATCCGACGCATTGGTTTAG